A genome region from Natronobeatus ordinarius includes the following:
- a CDS encoding magnesium transporter, which produces MSVWGDFWSIYREAIPILLIALGGGLFAGLVLESILESVERFPGLLVMVPVFLATRGNVYGALGGRISSGLHQGLIPPQFERNDRLLNAVLASFINGIGISIVIGVITWVALLAIGWDVAALYELVGIMLISGVLTSVVLIFGLLLLIFAGYKRGYDPDNLVGPIVTTLGDIFGMLFMLFAISLVEVLV; this is translated from the coding sequence ATGAGCGTCTGGGGCGATTTTTGGTCCATCTATCGCGAGGCGATACCCATCCTGCTGATCGCACTCGGAGGCGGCCTCTTCGCCGGACTCGTCCTCGAGTCGATTCTCGAGAGTGTCGAGCGGTTTCCCGGATTATTGGTGATGGTGCCGGTGTTTCTCGCCACGCGGGGGAACGTCTACGGCGCACTCGGTGGACGGATCTCGAGCGGGCTCCACCAGGGGTTGATCCCGCCACAGTTCGAACGGAACGATCGACTGCTCAACGCAGTGCTCGCCTCCTTCATCAACGGCATCGGCATCTCGATCGTGATCGGCGTCATCACCTGGGTCGCGCTCCTCGCGATCGGGTGGGACGTCGCGGCGCTGTACGAACTCGTCGGGATCATGCTGATCTCGGGCGTGTTGACCTCCGTCGTGTTGATTTTCGGCCTCCTCTTGCTGATCTTCGCCGGCTACAAACGCGGCTACGATCCCGACAACCTCGTGGGCCCCATCGTCACCACGCTCGGTGACATCTTCGGGATGCTGTTCATGCTGTTCGCGATCAGCCTCGTCGAGGTGCTCGTCTGA
- the hisF gene encoding imidazole glycerol phosphate synthase subunit HisF, with protein MGLTKRIIPCIDVDVDDDGNAAVYTGVHFEDLKYTGDPVEMARAYNEAGADEFVFLDITASAEGRETMLDVVSQVADEVFIPLTVGGGIRTTEDIKETLRAGADKVSITTGALERPELVTEGARAFGSQCIVISVDARRRYDEEGDHYVEVDGESCWFECTKKGGREGTGIDVLEWAAEAESRGAGELFVNSIDRDGTKDGYDVPLTTAVCETVDTPVIASSGCGGPEHMYEVFTEADADAGLAASIFHFDEYSIHDVKEYLDERDVPVRL; from the coding sequence ATGGGCCTGACCAAGCGCATCATCCCCTGTATCGACGTCGACGTAGACGACGATGGCAACGCCGCGGTCTACACCGGGGTCCACTTCGAGGACCTGAAATACACCGGCGACCCCGTCGAGATGGCCCGCGCCTACAACGAAGCCGGCGCGGACGAGTTCGTCTTCCTCGACATCACGGCCTCCGCCGAGGGCAGAGAGACGATGCTCGACGTCGTCTCGCAGGTCGCAGACGAGGTGTTCATCCCGCTCACCGTCGGCGGCGGCATCCGGACGACCGAAGACATCAAAGAGACCCTCCGGGCCGGCGCGGACAAGGTCTCGATCACGACCGGCGCGCTCGAGCGTCCCGAACTCGTCACCGAGGGCGCGCGAGCGTTCGGCAGCCAGTGCATCGTCATCAGCGTCGACGCCCGCCGCCGGTACGACGAGGAGGGCGACCACTACGTCGAGGTCGACGGCGAGTCCTGCTGGTTCGAGTGCACCAAGAAGGGCGGTCGCGAGGGGACGGGCATCGACGTCCTCGAGTGGGCCGCCGAGGCCGAATCCCGCGGTGCGGGCGAGCTGTTCGTCAACTCGATCGACAGGGACGGCACCAAGGACGGCTACGACGTCCCGCTGACGACGGCCGTCTGTGAGACCGTCGATACGCCGGTCATCGCCTCCTCGGGCTGTGGCGGCCCCGAGCACATGTACGAGGTATTCACCGAGGCCGACGCGGACGCCGGACTCGCGGCCTCCATCTTCCACTTCGACGAGTACTCGATTCACGACGTCAAGGAGTATCTGGACGAGCGAGACGTCCCCGTTCGGCTGTAA
- a CDS encoding zinc-ribbon domain-containing protein: MKWRCEWCGKPHEENDPPCDNCGHGSFEKAIVREPSYETVDTGPTYVWACPNCGREHVKNSPPCSRCGNPDLEKVEQDYADVERDLETSSWLEVARPYAPAFFVVAVVIALFATGVVPLSAIPGLGTPAPPEAPDAPGNGSEAAGIDLEAVELAVHDQLEAERSAAASREYDDGLAAFAEFRNRQLVVAADEGVEPDDMPPLNAFDPTCGEETPTGGAITLGDSIDAYDDEPELATAISVAIQSESAIEGGSAFVAEGLDVHVADGTVFVYYLTC, translated from the coding sequence GTGAAGTGGCGGTGTGAGTGGTGTGGAAAACCACACGAAGAAAACGACCCTCCCTGTGACAACTGTGGCCACGGTTCGTTCGAGAAGGCGATCGTTCGTGAGCCGTCCTACGAGACCGTCGACACCGGGCCGACGTACGTCTGGGCCTGTCCGAACTGCGGCCGGGAACACGTCAAGAACTCTCCGCCCTGTTCACGCTGTGGCAACCCCGACCTCGAGAAGGTCGAACAGGACTACGCCGACGTCGAACGCGACCTCGAGACGTCGAGCTGGCTCGAGGTCGCCAGACCGTACGCACCGGCCTTTTTCGTCGTGGCCGTCGTGATCGCGCTCTTCGCGACCGGGGTCGTCCCCCTGTCTGCGATCCCTGGCCTCGGAACGCCGGCCCCACCCGAGGCGCCCGACGCACCGGGGAACGGCAGCGAGGCCGCGGGGATCGACCTCGAGGCCGTCGAACTCGCGGTCCACGACCAGCTCGAAGCCGAGCGCTCGGCGGCGGCGAGTCGCGAGTACGACGACGGGCTCGCCGCGTTCGCCGAGTTCCGAAACCGCCAGCTCGTCGTGGCTGCCGACGAGGGTGTCGAACCGGACGACATGCCGCCGCTGAACGCGTTCGATCCAACCTGTGGCGAGGAGACGCCGACCGGCGGGGCGATAACGCTCGGCGACTCCATCGACGCCTACGACGACGAACCGGAGCTGGCGACGGCGATCTCGGTGGCGATCCAGTCGGAGTCGGCGATCGAAGGCGGCTCGGCGTTCGTCGCCGAGGGGCTCGACGTCCACGTCGCAGACGGCACGGTGTTCGTCTACTACCTCACCTGTTAG
- a CDS encoding DNA-directed RNA polymerase subunit L, whose amino-acid sequence MELRVTESSENELSIEIGGEDHTFMNVLKGTLLEHDDVSAATYDMNPEQSGGQTDPILTIKTEGGVDPLDALEEGAAAVREKTDAFREAFEAAV is encoded by the coding sequence ATGGAACTGCGGGTAACTGAGAGCAGTGAGAACGAGCTGTCGATCGAGATCGGCGGCGAGGATCACACGTTCATGAACGTCCTCAAGGGGACGCTGCTCGAGCACGACGACGTGAGCGCGGCAACCTACGACATGAACCCGGAACAGTCGGGTGGCCAGACCGATCCGATCCTGACGATCAAGACCGAAGGCGGCGTCGACCCGCTCGACGCGCTCGAGGAGGGAGCGGCGGCCGTCCGCGAGAAGACGGACGCGTTCCGCGAGGCGTTCGAGGCGGCGGTCTGA
- a CDS encoding PadR family transcriptional regulator translates to MYDLTGFQRDLLYVIAGEEEPHGLAIKEELEQYYEKEIHHGRLYPNLDTLVDKGLVEKGRRDRRTNFYTLTRRGRRELEARREWEAQYVDL, encoded by the coding sequence ATGTACGACCTGACAGGATTCCAGCGTGATCTGCTCTACGTCATCGCTGGAGAGGAGGAACCACACGGACTGGCGATCAAAGAAGAACTCGAGCAGTACTACGAGAAGGAGATCCATCACGGACGTCTCTATCCGAATCTCGACACGCTCGTCGACAAGGGCCTGGTCGAGAAGGGGCGTCGCGACCGACGGACGAACTTCTACACGCTCACTCGTCGTGGCCGCCGAGAGCTCGAGGCGCGCCGAGAGTGGGAGGCACAGTACGTCGACCTGTAG
- a CDS encoding 2Fe-2S iron-sulfur cluster-binding protein encodes MERYTVELEVPVDADIEQAGETVCFEVREDEYVLPAARESGVWLEADCQLGWCTRCAARLLEGEVDHDDARRYYEVDERADFVLTCRAKPRSDLRLRAFTYDEILEHRAAHDLPPGRSKR; translated from the coding sequence ATGGAGCGGTACACCGTCGAACTCGAGGTTCCCGTCGACGCCGACATCGAACAGGCAGGTGAGACGGTTTGCTTCGAGGTCCGCGAAGACGAGTACGTCCTTCCGGCCGCCCGCGAGTCCGGCGTCTGGCTCGAGGCGGACTGCCAGCTTGGGTGGTGTACGCGGTGTGCGGCGCGATTGCTCGAGGGCGAGGTCGATCACGATGACGCCAGGCGGTACTACGAGGTGGACGAGAGGGCCGATTTCGTCCTCACCTGTCGAGCGAAGCCGCGGTCTGATCTCAGGCTCCGAGCGTTCACGTACGACGAAATTCTCGAGCATCGGGCGGCACACGACCTTCCTCCGGGTCGGTCGAAGCGGTGA
- a CDS encoding DCC1-like thiol-disulfide oxidoreductase family protein, translated as MADREFTGVLIYDGDCPFCSAASTAMRQLDDVGVVPWDDPAAQAFLEAQFDDAPLALFFVDRDAETVWAGQAAASELCHRAGMPVLVQDVVDENYETIADAIRFVSGLDREIDPYHDAYPVATAALDRFDELAANGQRTHVPRDGR; from the coding sequence ATGGCAGATCGCGAGTTCACCGGCGTCCTGATCTACGACGGCGACTGTCCGTTCTGTTCGGCCGCCTCGACGGCGATGCGCCAACTCGACGACGTCGGCGTGGTTCCCTGGGACGATCCCGCCGCGCAGGCATTCCTCGAGGCCCAGTTCGACGACGCGCCGCTTGCGCTCTTTTTCGTCGATCGGGACGCAGAGACCGTGTGGGCTGGACAGGCAGCCGCCAGCGAACTGTGTCACCGCGCCGGAATGCCGGTCCTCGTTCAGGACGTCGTCGACGAGAACTACGAGACGATCGCCGACGCGATCCGATTCGTCTCGGGACTCGATCGAGAGATCGATCCCTACCACGACGCGTATCCGGTCGCGACGGCGGCCCTCGATCGATTCGACGAACTCGCGGCGAACGGCCAGCGGACGCACGTCCCGCGTGACGGTCGCTGA
- a CDS encoding lysylphosphatidylglycerol synthase transmembrane domain-containing protein, whose translation MRRRAVLGFAFALVLLATLVSVVGSRDVAAELATADRRVVALGIGSGVLALTFRGLVWTQVIETVDETMSWRDTAGIYLTAMFVKYATPYGQLSTEPFVAYLVSRDAEMAYEDGFAGILSADLLNYLPYYTFGFLAIAWITTDGPLVDGVYTQVLAFAVLFVALIACSFVVLRRRSLLYRLVLGVASTLRWLTGRFTDRFEDALSRSAVTDRLDGFYDSIGTIATDRRTLATSTVYAHLGMLFLMLPVYIGAVALGYELPLAVVALVVALGKLGSVVPAPGGIGGVEAMVTVGLTTLGGLASPAALTVALLYRLCTYWLTIGLGGVCALGIVLRE comes from the coding sequence GTGAGACGACGTGCCGTCCTCGGGTTTGCGTTCGCCCTCGTTCTGCTGGCGACGCTCGTGAGCGTCGTCGGCAGCCGTGACGTCGCCGCGGAACTTGCGACGGCCGACCGCCGCGTGGTTGCGCTGGGAATCGGCTCGGGGGTCCTCGCGCTGACGTTTCGCGGCCTCGTCTGGACGCAGGTGATCGAGACCGTCGACGAGACGATGAGCTGGCGCGATACCGCCGGGATCTACCTGACGGCGATGTTCGTCAAGTACGCCACCCCGTACGGGCAGCTGTCGACGGAGCCGTTCGTGGCGTATCTCGTCTCTCGAGACGCCGAAATGGCCTACGAGGATGGGTTCGCCGGGATCCTCTCGGCGGACCTGCTCAACTATCTTCCGTACTACACGTTTGGCTTCCTGGCGATCGCCTGGATCACGACCGACGGCCCGCTCGTCGACGGCGTGTACACCCAGGTGCTCGCGTTCGCCGTGCTCTTCGTCGCCCTCATCGCCTGTTCGTTCGTCGTGTTGCGACGACGCTCGCTGCTCTATCGACTCGTGCTCGGTGTCGCAAGCACCCTCCGGTGGCTGACTGGCAGGTTTACCGATCGGTTCGAGGACGCACTCTCACGGAGCGCGGTTACCGACCGTCTCGACGGCTTCTACGACTCGATCGGCACGATCGCCACCGACCGACGGACCCTCGCAACTTCGACGGTGTACGCCCACCTTGGGATGCTCTTTCTGATGCTCCCGGTCTACATCGGCGCCGTTGCACTGGGGTACGAGCTTCCCCTGGCCGTCGTCGCGCTCGTGGTCGCGCTCGGGAAGCTCGGGTCGGTCGTCCCCGCACCGGGGGGCATCGGCGGCGTCGAGGCGATGGTCACGGTCGGCCTGACCACGCTCGGTGGGCTCGCGTCTCCGGCGGCGCTGACCGTCGCGCTCCTCTATCGGCTCTGTACGTACTGGCTCACGATCGGCCTCGGGGGCGTTTGTGCCCTGGGGATCGTCCTCCGGGAGTGA
- a CDS encoding DUF7117 family protein, with protein sequence MKIRGERECTECGTRWSYYETGSVGCPACGSLRSVGLDDRKEHTDLEVEFDLTAVRAAVDEATTTDLAERANDRASAYVRRRGFVRGGDLRDLDDDFLAAMELRHVSDVVTRRMRVDDREELYFLSLLRDADAGERPSAEDVPRSMRAPRGLAGADAVEAYRRDVRTWADDRDLAPAERTILESLDDHVTRIRLLEGDVPPESAERLVEAARALGTGLREQDEDAISRAREELQKLE encoded by the coding sequence ATGAAGATCCGCGGCGAGCGCGAGTGCACCGAGTGTGGAACCCGCTGGTCGTACTACGAGACCGGCAGCGTCGGCTGTCCCGCCTGTGGGAGCCTTCGAAGCGTCGGTCTCGACGACCGCAAAGAACACACGGACCTCGAGGTCGAGTTCGACCTCACGGCCGTCCGAGCTGCCGTCGACGAGGCGACCACGACCGACCTCGCCGAGCGAGCCAACGACCGTGCATCGGCGTACGTCCGTCGTCGAGGCTTCGTCCGCGGCGGCGACCTCCGCGACCTCGACGACGACTTCCTGGCAGCGATGGAGCTACGTCACGTAAGCGACGTCGTCACGAGGCGAATGCGCGTCGACGATCGCGAGGAGCTGTACTTCCTCTCGCTGTTGCGCGACGCCGACGCCGGCGAGCGTCCGTCCGCCGAGGACGTTCCGCGATCCATGCGCGCCCCGCGCGGGCTGGCCGGTGCGGATGCAGTCGAGGCCTACCGCCGCGACGTCAGAACGTGGGCCGACGACCGGGACCTCGCCCCGGCCGAACGAACGATTCTCGAGAGCCTCGACGATCACGTCACGCGGATCCGGCTGCTCGAGGGCGACGTTCCGCCGGAATCGGCTGAGCGGCTCGTCGAGGCGGCTCGAGCACTCGGCACCGGCCTGCGCGAACAGGACGAAGACGCAATCTCGCGCGCACGCGAGGAACTCCAGAAACTCGAGTGA
- the folD gene encoding bifunctional methylenetetrahydrofolate dehydrogenase/methenyltetrahydrofolate cyclohydrolase FolD — protein sequence MSEIIDGKAVASEIRADLRDAIETLTDAGTRPGLATVLMGDDPASETYVSMKQRDCEEVGIEGIHVDVDGDAPAEELYDTIDDLNDDPEVHGYIVQAPVPDHVDYQEVIRRVDPGKDVDGFHPENVGRLVAGDARFRPCTPHGVQKLLEAYDVETEGADVTIVGRSNIVGKPLANLLIQKADDGNATVTVCHSRTENLAEKTRTADVVVAAVGVPELIDGDMIGEGAVVIDVGVNRVAADTETGYELVGDVAFESAKEKASAITPVPGGVGPMTRAMLLYNTVVAASEQTGVDVELP from the coding sequence ATGAGCGAGATCATCGACGGGAAAGCCGTCGCGAGCGAGATCAGAGCAGACCTCCGAGACGCGATCGAGACGCTGACGGACGCGGGCACGCGTCCGGGACTCGCCACGGTTCTGATGGGCGACGACCCCGCGAGCGAGACCTACGTGAGCATGAAACAGCGCGACTGCGAGGAGGTCGGCATCGAGGGAATCCACGTCGACGTCGACGGCGACGCGCCAGCCGAGGAGCTCTACGACACCATCGACGACCTCAACGACGACCCCGAGGTTCACGGCTACATCGTTCAGGCGCCCGTTCCCGACCACGTCGACTACCAGGAAGTGATCCGTCGCGTCGACCCCGGAAAGGACGTCGACGGCTTCCACCCCGAGAACGTCGGCCGCCTCGTCGCCGGTGACGCCCGCTTTCGGCCCTGCACGCCCCACGGCGTCCAGAAGTTACTCGAGGCGTACGACGTCGAGACCGAAGGCGCCGACGTGACGATCGTCGGCCGCTCGAACATCGTCGGCAAGCCGCTGGCGAACCTGTTAATCCAGAAGGCAGACGACGGCAACGCGACGGTAACGGTCTGTCACTCTCGAACCGAGAACCTCGCCGAGAAGACCCGAACCGCGGACGTCGTGGTCGCCGCCGTCGGCGTCCCCGAGCTGATCGACGGCGACATGATCGGCGAGGGCGCGGTCGTGATCGACGTCGGCGTCAACCGCGTGGCGGCCGACACCGAGACGGGCTACGAACTCGTCGGTGACGTCGCGTTCGAGAGCGCGAAAGAGAAAGCGAGTGCCATCACCCCCGTCCCCGGCGGCGTCGGACCGATGACGCGGGCGATGTTGCTGTACAACACCGTGGTGGCGGCGAGCGAGCAGACCGGGGTCGACGTCGAGCTACCCTGA
- a CDS encoding DUF7260 family protein, which produces MTRYYSQRSPKLEPEVACSGIECTLAGAVDLLLLLLWIGLLGIVIAGLLYLPRARETCDEERARTHEEAEAFDRFARRVSRVDATPMQAVQTQRAATGAVTAVAHPPDDRHLREIRDAYRDTVMSVGHYEDEYGDPLAASVTEEFDRDVAAALTDGRQLTPQVKRVVLDCAFEARDRREEFLESLTQETNALTDAQDTLADVDAALDELNDRPLLDRSYDELEDAWYRLRELRTSVEALLEERQATLHGTEASNGRFTDSWTMYAYLYSPLSTSHPVLAEGARLLEEVTTAEHRVADSLSRRV; this is translated from the coding sequence ATGACCAGATACTACTCACAGCGTTCCCCGAAACTCGAGCCCGAAGTGGCCTGTTCAGGAATCGAGTGTACGCTCGCGGGTGCGGTGGACCTCTTGCTCTTACTCCTGTGGATCGGACTGCTCGGCATCGTGATCGCCGGGCTGCTGTACCTCCCACGGGCACGCGAAACGTGTGATGAAGAGCGGGCCCGGACCCACGAAGAGGCTGAGGCGTTCGACCGATTTGCCCGTCGCGTCTCCAGGGTCGACGCCACGCCGATGCAGGCTGTGCAAACGCAGCGAGCAGCCACCGGAGCCGTCACTGCGGTCGCCCACCCGCCCGACGACCGTCACCTCCGCGAGATCCGAGACGCCTACCGCGACACCGTCATGTCGGTCGGCCACTACGAAGACGAGTACGGTGACCCACTCGCCGCCAGCGTGACCGAAGAGTTCGATCGGGACGTGGCGGCTGCGCTCACTGACGGCAGACAGCTGACACCACAGGTCAAGCGAGTCGTCCTCGACTGCGCGTTCGAAGCCAGAGACCGCCGCGAGGAGTTCCTCGAGTCACTCACCCAGGAAACGAACGCACTCACGGACGCCCAGGACACGCTCGCCGACGTCGACGCGGCGCTCGACGAGTTGAACGACCGGCCGTTGCTCGACCGCTCCTACGACGAACTCGAGGACGCCTGGTACCGACTGCGCGAACTCAGAACCAGCGTCGAAGCGCTCCTCGAGGAACGCCAGGCGACGCTGCACGGAACGGAGGCGTCGAACGGTCGGTTTACCGATTCGTGGACGATGTACGCCTACCTCTACAGCCCGCTCTCGACCTCACACCCGGTGCTCGCGGAAGGCGCACGGCTCCTCGAGGAAGTGACGACCGCCGAGCATCGAGTCGCCGACTCGCTCTCGAGACGGGTGTGA
- the glyA gene encoding serine hydroxymethyltransferase, translated as MEHEHVRAVDPAVADALEGELERQRNTLSMIASENHVSRAVLDAQSSVMTNKYAEGYPGARYYGGCEYADEVEQLAIDRAEELFGAEHVNVQPHSGTQANQAVYFATLEPGDKILSLDLSHGGHLSHGHPANFVGQFYEVEQYEVDEETGYLDYEGLADLAEEFEPDIIVSGYSAYPREVEWERIQTVADDVDALHLADIAHITGLVAAGVHPSPVGIADFVTGSTHKTIRAGRGGIVMCDEEYADDVDAAVFPGGQGGPLMHNVAGKAVGFKEALEPEFEAYAEQTVANAKVLGETLADHGLSLVSGGTDNHLVLVDLRPSHPDTSGGDAEVALEEAGIVLNGNTVPGETRSPFDPSGIRAGTPALTVRGFDEEAIRTVGTCIARVIDAPDDDDVIADVRETVDDLCSAFPLYD; from the coding sequence ATGGAACACGAACACGTCCGGGCGGTCGATCCAGCGGTCGCCGACGCCCTCGAAGGCGAACTCGAACGGCAACGGAACACGCTCTCGATGATCGCGAGCGAAAATCACGTCAGCCGTGCCGTTCTCGACGCCCAGAGCAGCGTCATGACGAACAAGTACGCCGAGGGCTATCCCGGCGCCCGCTACTACGGCGGCTGTGAGTACGCCGACGAGGTCGAGCAGCTCGCGATCGACCGCGCGGAGGAGCTGTTCGGTGCCGAACACGTCAACGTCCAGCCCCACTCGGGCACCCAGGCCAACCAGGCGGTCTACTTCGCCACCCTCGAGCCGGGCGATAAGATCCTCTCGCTCGACCTGAGCCACGGCGGCCACTTAAGCCACGGCCACCCGGCGAACTTCGTCGGCCAGTTCTACGAGGTCGAACAGTACGAGGTCGACGAGGAGACGGGCTACCTCGACTACGAGGGACTCGCCGACCTCGCCGAGGAGTTCGAACCGGACATCATCGTCTCTGGCTACTCCGCGTACCCGCGTGAGGTCGAGTGGGAGCGCATCCAGACGGTCGCCGACGACGTCGATGCCCTCCACCTCGCGGACATCGCTCACATCACCGGGCTGGTCGCGGCGGGCGTCCACCCCTCGCCGGTCGGCATCGCCGACTTCGTCACCGGCAGCACGCACAAGACGATCCGGGCCGGCCGTGGCGGCATCGTCATGTGTGACGAGGAGTACGCAGACGACGTCGACGCCGCCGTCTTCCCCGGCGGCCAGGGCGGCCCGCTCATGCACAACGTCGCCGGCAAGGCCGTCGGCTTCAAAGAGGCCCTCGAGCCCGAGTTCGAAGCGTACGCCGAACAGACGGTCGCGAACGCGAAGGTGTTGGGCGAGACGCTCGCCGACCACGGTCTCTCACTCGTCTCCGGCGGCACCGACAACCACCTCGTCCTCGTCGACCTTCGACCGTCGCACCCCGACACGAGCGGCGGCGACGCCGAGGTGGCGCTCGAGGAAGCCGGCATCGTTCTCAACGGCAACACCGTTCCAGGCGAGACGCGAAGCCCGTTCGACCCGAGCGGTATCCGTGCGGGCACGCCAGCGCTGACCGTTCGCGGATTCGACGAGGAAGCGATTCGGACCGTCGGAACGTGTATTGCACGCGTAATCGACGCCCCGGACGACGACGACGTGATAGCCGACGTCCGCGAAACGGTCGACGATCTCTGCTCGGCTTTCCCACTTTACGACTGA
- the tbsP gene encoding transcriptional regulator TbsP, with translation MDSNLLNHQIDDILESVLEEATGDVYMINPSWDAIEEFVTVATGLDADLPTVHMLADERTLKDVMDDFIVASNAADLIAADNLALRTLEEAPENSLLVTDEFVVAIVHAGDRVGGLVTDDEEFVAAAFETYERRWEDAAAFNLRTPPISRVQETLAEEISAEAEADFTAILDSLETARGDGDGLDEVTISLLVAAKNEALLYDISKWGEDVGIASKATFSRTKTKLEDMGLLDTEKVPIDVGRPRLRLKIGDDRLREADNGQLATVAQSILA, from the coding sequence ATGGACTCGAATTTACTAAACCACCAGATTGACGATATACTCGAGTCGGTGCTCGAAGAGGCGACCGGTGACGTGTACATGATCAACCCGTCGTGGGACGCGATCGAGGAGTTCGTAACGGTCGCGACTGGCCTCGATGCCGACCTCCCGACGGTACACATGCTCGCCGACGAACGGACGCTGAAAGACGTCATGGACGACTTCATCGTCGCCAGTAACGCCGCAGACCTCATCGCAGCCGACAACCTCGCCCTGCGAACGCTCGAGGAGGCGCCCGAGAACTCGCTGCTCGTCACCGACGAGTTCGTCGTCGCCATCGTCCACGCTGGCGACCGCGTCGGCGGGCTCGTCACCGACGACGAGGAGTTCGTCGCGGCTGCCTTCGAGACCTACGAGCGCCGCTGGGAGGATGCCGCGGCGTTCAACCTCCGAACGCCGCCGATCTCGCGCGTCCAGGAGACGCTTGCCGAGGAGATCAGTGCCGAGGCCGAGGCGGACTTCACGGCGATCCTCGACTCGCTCGAGACCGCCCGCGGCGACGGCGATGGGCTCGACGAAGTCACCATCTCGCTGCTCGTCGCGGCCAAGAACGAAGCCCTGCTCTATGACATCAGCAAGTGGGGCGAGGACGTCGGCATCGCCAGCAAAGCGACGTTTAGCCGAACGAAGACCAAACTCGAGGACATGGGCTTACTCGACACCGAGAAGGTCCCCATCGACGTTGGTCGCCCGCGCCTGCGCCTGAAAATCGGCGACGACCGCCTGCGCGAGGCCGACAACGGTCAACTCGCCACGGTGGCACAGTCGATCCTCGCCTGA
- a CDS encoding RNase P subunit p30 family protein encodes MYEAVHARPDGDSTVARLAKTAAEYGFEGVVVRNHSDSRAAYDAAAVREAYGIDVVEGIEVRAENPQRASGSVGNYRSSHTIVAVHGGTNAMNRFSVENDKVDVLAHPMTGGGDVNHVLVKAAVEKGVRLEFDFSPVLRAHGGRRVRAIQSLRKLRELVDYYDAPYVVSAGPRSHLEVRAPRELCALGERLGFSREWIESGLREWGRLAERNRRIQSDSFIEPGVQRGRYEKER; translated from the coding sequence ATGTACGAGGCCGTCCACGCCCGACCCGACGGCGACAGCACCGTCGCCCGGCTGGCGAAGACCGCAGCGGAGTACGGCTTCGAGGGCGTGGTGGTGCGCAATCATTCTGACTCGCGCGCGGCGTACGACGCGGCGGCCGTTCGCGAGGCGTACGGGATCGACGTCGTCGAGGGGATCGAGGTTCGTGCCGAGAATCCACAGCGAGCCAGCGGCTCGGTGGGCAACTACCGGAGTTCGCACACGATCGTCGCCGTCCACGGCGGGACGAACGCGATGAACCGCTTTTCTGTCGAGAACGACAAGGTCGACGTGCTCGCCCACCCAATGACCGGCGGTGGGGACGTCAACCACGTCCTCGTGAAGGCGGCCGTCGAGAAGGGTGTGCGCCTCGAGTTCGACTTCTCGCCCGTCCTGCGCGCCCACGGCGGCCGGCGGGTGCGGGCGATCCAGTCGCTCCGGAAGCTTCGGGAACTCGTCGACTACTACGACGCCCCCTACGTCGTTAGCGCCGGGCCGCGGAGCCACCTCGAGGTGCGCGCCCCGCGGGAGCTGTGTGCGCTCGGGGAACGACTGGGCTTCTCGCGCGAGTGGATCGAGTCGGGCCTCCGGGAGTGGGGGCGACTGGCCGAGCG